One stretch of Pseudoramibacter sp. DNA includes these proteins:
- a CDS encoding DUF4422 domain-containing protein yields MIYIAAHKAFEPPALKGYCPLQVGAAVHPELELGFQKDNTGDQISEKNPNFCELTGLYWIWKNAKDPYKGLVHYRRYFGKSNFARTYKSIFPYEALVSRLEHCDIILPYIEYFKQNAKDEIMIRCCTPEIFDLLHRVVGGLYPEYLSDFDAFFSENRCCLFNMLFCKAELFDAYCDWLFSILFELEKDVDLSLLDPYRRRLYGFLGERLLNVWVMHQKLKVSHLPVVNTETPLSQTLTYTRRRMTNRIYFAAHRRA; encoded by the coding sequence TTGATTTATATTGCAGCCCATAAGGCCTTTGAGCCGCCGGCCCTCAAGGGGTATTGCCCGCTTCAGGTTGGTGCTGCGGTTCATCCTGAACTCGAATTAGGGTTTCAAAAAGACAATACCGGCGATCAGATTTCTGAGAAAAATCCGAATTTCTGTGAACTGACCGGCCTGTACTGGATCTGGAAAAACGCGAAAGATCCGTACAAAGGACTCGTGCATTACCGCCGGTATTTCGGCAAAAGCAATTTTGCGAGAACCTACAAAAGCATCTTCCCTTATGAAGCACTGGTGAGCCGGCTGGAACACTGCGACATCATTTTGCCTTACATTGAGTATTTTAAACAAAACGCCAAAGATGAAATCATGATCAGGTGCTGCACGCCGGAAATTTTCGACCTGCTGCACCGGGTGGTAGGGGGCCTTTATCCTGAGTACCTCTCAGATTTTGATGCCTTCTTTTCTGAAAACCGCTGTTGCCTTTTCAACATGCTGTTTTGCAAAGCAGAGCTGTTTGATGCTTATTGTGATTGGCTATTTTCAATTTTGTTTGAATTGGAAAAAGATGTCGATTTATCACTCTTGGATCCTTACCGCAGACGGTTGTACGGCTTTTTGGGAGAACGGCTGCTCAACGTCTGGGTCATGCATCAGAAGCTCAAAGTCAGCCACCTTCCGGTGGTGAACACCGAAACCCCTTTGAGTCAGACCCTGACCTACACCAGAAGGCGGATGACCAACCGCATTTATTTCGCCGCACACCGCAGGGCGTGA
- a CDS encoding glycosyltransferase encodes MTKVLEVNVDDNGHGGVYSLVKNVIEHKPEDLHIDIACQEPFEKQANIDALNALGTQVYYVGRPGNKVIKQHHIFKQLKALMESERYDYVHIHSDVANKIWVAAKAAKAAGIANIILHSHAAGVDGAHQAFKRKVHRFFRTKLKHYGTRFVACSDLARDWMYPNITPTQVQLIHNGVDLKKFRYNAKARSDIRSELHLENAVVVGHVGRFAYQKNHGYLLKIFKAFKALEPRAKLLLVGEGELKTQTEAQAQAMGLEDAVIFYGASGRVPKLLQAMDVFVLPSHFEGLPIVGVEAQAAGLPVLFSDQITQEAKLTESVRYLPITENEVPVWAQQIQRMASQPRQDTYAKLNRAGYDIAYTVQQFLDLYTGGVR; translated from the coding sequence ATGACGAAAGTGCTGGAGGTTAATGTCGACGACAACGGCCACGGCGGTGTTTACAGTCTGGTGAAAAACGTCATCGAACACAAGCCTGAAGATCTTCACATCGACATTGCCTGTCAGGAACCCTTTGAAAAGCAGGCAAATATCGACGCTTTAAATGCCCTGGGGACTCAGGTGTATTATGTGGGCCGGCCCGGCAACAAAGTGATCAAGCAGCACCATATTTTCAAACAGCTGAAGGCGCTCATGGAAAGCGAACGCTACGATTACGTTCACATTCACTCCGATGTGGCTAATAAAATCTGGGTGGCGGCCAAAGCGGCCAAAGCTGCCGGGATCGCCAACATCATTCTGCACTCCCACGCTGCAGGGGTGGACGGCGCTCATCAGGCTTTTAAACGCAAAGTTCACCGCTTTTTCCGAACCAAGCTTAAGCATTATGGCACGCGCTTTGTCGCGTGTTCAGATCTGGCCAGGGACTGGATGTATCCCAATATCACTCCGACTCAGGTTCAGCTGATTCACAATGGCGTGGACTTGAAAAAATTTCGCTATAATGCAAAAGCACGATCCGATATCCGCAGCGAACTTCATTTGGAAAATGCTGTGGTGGTGGGCCATGTGGGCCGTTTTGCCTATCAAAAAAACCATGGCTATCTTTTGAAAATTTTTAAAGCCTTTAAGGCTTTGGAACCCCGGGCTAAACTGCTGCTCGTTGGAGAAGGGGAGCTCAAAACTCAGACTGAAGCTCAGGCGCAGGCGATGGGCCTTGAAGATGCTGTGATTTTTTACGGGGCCAGCGGCCGGGTGCCGAAACTCCTCCAGGCCATGGACGTTTTTGTGTTGCCCTCTCATTTTGAGGGCCTTCCCATTGTCGGCGTCGAAGCTCAGGCCGCAGGTCTGCCGGTGCTCTTTTCCGATCAGATTACCCAGGAAGCGAAACTCACGGAATCCGTGCGGTATCTGCCCATTACTGAGAACGAAGTGCCGGTATGGGCGCAGCAGATCCAGCGGATGGCAAGTCAGCCCCGGCAGGATACCTATGCAAAACTCAACAGGGCGGGGTACGACATTGCGTACACGGTTCAGCAGTTTTTAGATTTATATACAGGAGGGGTGCGTTGA
- a CDS encoding glycosyltransferase family 2 protein, with protein sequence MKWQRKHPVAAVVVTFNRKDMLRGCLENLLNLEKAQCDIILIDNASTDGTKESVQDLIDRQQIYYFNTRENIGGAGGFRVGAEKAVQLGYEYIWLMDDDTYVTPLALSELLKADRRLDGRYGFLSGIAYWTDGSICNMNRQRTGLHKKLEDYTQDQVPVIMATFVSFFVKADVIVKYGLPIQEFFIWSDDLEYSRRISRHLPCYAVPASRVVHRMGSNQKVGIEQDSPDRLWRYRYMYRNEVVLYRREGLKGYLYLYARTAFHLLKVLFKAKTAKSEKLKVIKTSFKKGFHFHPQIEYVNLEEGKADHDESAGG encoded by the coding sequence ATGAAATGGCAGAGAAAACATCCCGTTGCCGCTGTAGTGGTGACCTTTAACCGGAAGGATATGCTGAGAGGCTGTCTGGAGAACCTGCTGAACCTTGAAAAGGCGCAGTGCGACATTATATTAATTGACAATGCCAGCACCGACGGCACGAAAGAATCGGTTCAGGATCTCATCGATCGGCAGCAGATTTATTATTTCAATACGAGAGAAAATATCGGCGGCGCCGGCGGTTTTCGGGTCGGCGCGGAAAAAGCGGTCCAGCTGGGTTACGAGTATATCTGGCTGATGGATGACGACACCTATGTGACGCCCTTGGCTTTATCCGAACTGCTCAAGGCCGACCGCAGACTGGACGGACGTTACGGCTTTCTGTCTGGCATCGCGTACTGGACCGACGGCAGCATCTGCAACATGAACCGCCAGCGCACGGGCCTGCACAAAAAATTAGAGGATTATACCCAGGATCAGGTTCCCGTCATCATGGCGACTTTTGTGTCGTTCTTTGTCAAGGCGGACGTGATTGTCAAATACGGTCTGCCGATTCAGGAGTTTTTCATCTGGTCGGATGATCTCGAATATTCGAGACGGATTTCCAGACATCTGCCGTGCTACGCTGTGCCGGCCAGCCGTGTGGTGCACCGTATGGGCAGCAACCAGAAGGTCGGCATCGAACAGGATTCTCCGGACCGCCTGTGGCGCTACCGCTATATGTACCGCAACGAAGTGGTGCTGTACCGGAGAGAGGGACTCAAAGGCTATCTCTATTTGTACGCCCGAACGGCCTTCCATTTGCTGAAAGTTCTGTTTAAAGCGAAGACAGCGAAATCAGAGAAGCTTAAGGTGATCAAAACCTCTTTCAAAAAAGGCTTTCATTTTCATCCACAGATTGAATACGTAAATTTAGAAGAAGGGAAGGCGGATCATGACGAAAGTGCTGGAGGTTAA
- a CDS encoding DUF4422 domain-containing protein has protein sequence MKDISRRIQIIVATHKKYRMPGDPMYLPLHVGAEGKTDGEGHPLDLGYVKDNTGDNISLKNDGYCELTGLYWAWKHVRADYIGLVHYRRYFVKKPLHRDRFQSILTYQDLAPLLGQYQVFVPKKRRYYIETLYSHYAHTHYAVQLDATRDIIEQFYPDYLEDFDRITKQSSGYMFNMMIMARPLVGEYCTWLFKILGELEQRVDMAELSPFQRRYFGRIAEIIFNVWLAHQVRAGRLKASDIKILPYANMEKTNWLKKGFSFLRAKFFHRKYEGSF, from the coding sequence ATGAAGGACATAAGCAGGCGGATTCAAATCATCGTCGCGACACATAAAAAATACAGAATGCCGGGAGACCCGATGTACCTGCCGCTGCACGTCGGCGCAGAGGGCAAAACGGACGGGGAGGGCCATCCCCTCGATTTGGGCTACGTCAAAGACAATACCGGCGACAATATTTCCCTGAAAAACGACGGCTACTGTGAGCTGACCGGCCTGTACTGGGCCTGGAAGCACGTCCGGGCCGATTACATCGGGCTGGTGCATTACAGACGCTACTTTGTCAAAAAACCGCTGCACCGTGACCGCTTTCAGTCGATTCTCACTTATCAGGATCTGGCCCCTCTGCTGGGACAATATCAGGTTTTTGTGCCGAAGAAGCGGCGCTACTACATCGAAACTCTTTATTCCCATTACGCTCACACCCATTATGCGGTTCAACTGGATGCGACCCGGGATATCATTGAGCAGTTTTATCCGGATTATCTTGAAGATTTCGACCGCATCACGAAACAATCTTCAGGGTACATGTTCAACATGATGATTATGGCCCGACCCTTAGTCGGGGAATACTGCACCTGGCTGTTTAAAATTTTAGGTGAGCTGGAACAGCGGGTGGATATGGCTGAGCTCAGTCCGTTTCAAAGACGGTATTTCGGTCGCATCGCCGAAATCATCTTCAACGTCTGGCTGGCCCATCAGGTTCGGGCCGGCAGATTAAAGGCTTCCGACATTAAAATCCTGCCTTACGCGAACATGGAAAAGACCAACTGGCTAAAAAAAGGCTTTTCTTTTTTGCGGGCAAAATTTTTTCACCGAAAGTATGAGGGTAGTTTCTGA
- a CDS encoding sugar transferase, whose protein sequence is MYKRKTSSWVKHLDFLLLDLVFFELSFFIVYAYKIGVFIPFPPLYKRMAIAIVPAHIIAAFFSSTYSNIIYRDRYAEFKSVCIHTFVTIMLLIFWMFLMQNSYYYSRVLMVSMIPVSIVLNYTERVLWKRVVRHRLRVSKKERQMLAIVTSDNAESAIANLQRNFYRSFNICGLVLYDLQDQVGQTYRDIPVVCEMRSVFEYVRKNIVDEVFIDIDVRNKATEHLIKMFVEAGLTVHLALPEFNSDIPNKAIQKMGSLTVMTTSMSAVPQWKLIVKRAADIVGALIGLIFTGIALIIFGPIIKHQSPGPIFFAQERVGRNGRTFKIYKFRTMYPDAEERKKELMAQNKMSGLMFKMDNDPRIIPIGHFLRKASVDELPQFFNVLKGDMSLVGTRPPTVEEYKQYDMHHLKRLAAKPGLTGMWQASGRSEITDFEEVVKLDAYYIENWSLGLDFKLILKTIKVVFTAKGAE, encoded by the coding sequence ATGTATAAAAGAAAAACGAGCAGCTGGGTCAAGCATCTGGATTTTCTCCTGCTTGACCTGGTGTTCTTTGAACTCTCTTTTTTTATTGTTTACGCCTATAAAATCGGCGTATTCATTCCGTTTCCGCCGCTGTACAAAAGAATGGCGATCGCCATTGTGCCGGCGCACATCATCGCGGCTTTCTTTTCGTCCACCTACAGCAATATCATCTACCGGGATCGGTACGCGGAATTTAAATCCGTCTGCATCCACACCTTTGTGACGATCATGCTTTTGATCTTCTGGATGTTTTTGATGCAGAATTCCTACTATTATTCCCGGGTACTCATGGTGTCCATGATCCCGGTGTCCATCGTGCTCAATTACACAGAACGGGTGCTGTGGAAGCGGGTGGTCCGCCATCGCCTCAGAGTCTCCAAAAAAGAACGGCAGATGCTGGCGATCGTGACCAGCGACAATGCCGAGTCCGCTATCGCCAATTTGCAGCGGAATTTCTACCGTTCTTTTAACATCTGCGGACTCGTGCTCTACGATCTTCAGGATCAGGTGGGGCAGACTTATCGCGACATTCCCGTCGTCTGTGAAATGCGGTCGGTTTTTGAATACGTCCGCAAAAACATCGTCGATGAAGTGTTCATCGACATCGACGTGCGCAACAAAGCGACGGAACATTTGATCAAGATGTTTGTGGAAGCGGGGCTGACGGTGCATCTCGCCCTGCCGGAATTCAACAGCGATATCCCGAACAAGGCGATCCAGAAAATGGGCAGCCTGACGGTTATGACTACCAGTATGAGCGCTGTGCCCCAGTGGAAGCTCATCGTCAAGCGCGCTGCGGACATCGTCGGGGCTCTCATCGGCCTGATTTTCACCGGCATTGCCCTGATCATTTTTGGACCGATCATCAAGCATCAGTCCCCGGGGCCGATTTTCTTCGCCCAGGAACGGGTCGGCCGCAACGGCAGAACCTTTAAGATTTACAAATTCAGGACCATGTATCCCGACGCGGAAGAACGCAAGAAAGAACTCATGGCCCAGAACAAAATGTCTGGGCTCATGTTCAAGATGGACAACGACCCCCGGATCATTCCCATCGGCCATTTTCTGCGCAAGGCGAGCGTTGACGAGCTGCCGCAGTTTTTCAACGTCCTGAAAGGCGATATGTCCCTCGTGGGGACGCGGCCGCCAACTGTCGAAGAGTACAAACAGTACGACATGCACCATTTGAAGCGCCTGGCCGCGAAACCCGGCCTGACCGGGATGTGGCAGGCCAGCGGCCGCTCGGAAATTACCGATTTTGAAGAAGTGGTGAAGCTCGACGCTTATTACATCGAAAACTGGAGTCTGGGATTGGACTTTAAATTGATACTTAAGACGATCAAAGTGGTTTTTACGGCAAAAGGCGCGGAATAA
- the glmM gene encoding phosphoglucosamine mutase: MGKYFGTDGFRGEANVTLKAEHAYEIGRFLGWYYGKVRRQKGDATTPRIVIGKDTRRSSYMFESMLVGGIVASGADAYILHVTTTPSVAYVTRVDQFDCGIMISASHNPYYDNGIKLINHHGEKMDPEVIDLVESYIDGHLTAFGKTWGGKLPKAERDKIGRSIDYASGRNRYIGYLISLGVYSFKGIKVALDCANGSSWNIAPSVFNALGATVSVINADPDGLNINANAGSTHIEGLQKYVVEHGMDVGFAYDGDADRCLAVDEKGNIVTGDHILYLYGRYMKDRDKLVNNTVVTTVMSNFGLYKAFDQLGIDYAKTKVGDKYVYEYMSKHGCHLGGEQSGHIIFSKYASTGDGILTSLKVMQAMIGQKKRLSELTEPLYIYPQVLKNVRVADKEAAQNDPDVKQAVKQAADTLGDTGRILVRPSGTEPLIRVMVEAETKLQCEELVDSVIRVIRDKGYAEA, from the coding sequence ATGGGAAAATATTTTGGAACAGACGGTTTCCGCGGGGAAGCCAACGTCACGCTGAAAGCAGAACACGCTTACGAAATCGGCCGCTTCTTGGGCTGGTATTACGGGAAAGTCCGCCGGCAGAAAGGCGATGCGACGACGCCCAGAATTGTGATCGGCAAGGACACAAGACGGTCGAGCTACATGTTCGAATCCATGCTCGTCGGGGGCATCGTGGCATCAGGGGCTGATGCCTACATTCTTCACGTGACGACCACTCCTTCTGTCGCTTATGTGACCCGGGTCGATCAGTTCGACTGCGGCATTATGATTTCGGCGAGCCACAATCCTTATTACGACAACGGGATTAAACTCATCAATCATCATGGCGAAAAAATGGACCCGGAAGTGATTGATCTCGTCGAATCCTATATTGACGGCCATTTAACCGCTTTCGGCAAAACCTGGGGCGGCAAGCTGCCGAAGGCCGAACGGGATAAAATCGGCCGCTCCATCGACTACGCCTCCGGACGCAACCGCTATATCGGTTATTTGATTTCCCTTGGCGTATACTCCTTCAAAGGCATTAAAGTGGCACTGGACTGTGCCAACGGTTCATCATGGAATATCGCACCGTCTGTTTTCAACGCCCTTGGCGCAACGGTTTCGGTGATCAACGCCGATCCCGATGGATTAAATATTAACGCCAATGCGGGATCTACCCATATCGAGGGGCTTCAAAAATACGTCGTTGAACATGGCATGGATGTGGGCTTTGCTTACGACGGTGATGCTGACCGCTGTCTTGCTGTGGATGAAAAGGGCAACATCGTGACAGGGGACCATATTTTGTATTTATACGGCCGATACATGAAAGATCGGGATAAGCTCGTCAACAATACAGTCGTGACGACGGTCATGTCTAATTTTGGGCTCTATAAGGCCTTTGATCAGCTGGGCATTGATTACGCTAAAACCAAGGTTGGCGACAAGTACGTCTACGAATACATGTCCAAGCACGGCTGCCACCTCGGCGGCGAACAGTCGGGCCACATCATTTTCTCGAAATACGCGTCCACCGGCGACGGCATCCTGACCAGCCTCAAGGTCATGCAGGCCATGATCGGCCAGAAAAAGAGGCTGTCGGAACTGACCGAACCTCTGTACATTTATCCCCAGGTGCTCAAAAACGTCCGGGTCGCAGACAAGGAAGCCGCGCAGAATGATCCCGACGTGAAACAGGCCGTGAAACAGGCGGCGGACACCCTTGGCGATACCGGCCGGATTCTCGTGAGACCTTCGGGCACAGAACCCTTGATCCGCGTCATGGTGGAAGCGGAAACCAAGCTCCAGTGCGAAGAATTGGTAGATTCGGTCATCCGCGTGATTCGGGACAAAGGCTACGCTGAAGCCTGA
- the tsf gene encoding translation elongation factor Ts — protein sequence MKITAQMVKELREKTGSGMMDCKKALTEADGDMEKAIVILREKGMAKTAKKADRIAAEGVVASYIHMGGRIGAMVEINCETDFVAQTDKFQRFAKDVAMHIAAANPKYLSEEDVPAEEVEKEKEILKVQALNEGKPEKIVEKMVEGRLKKFYKEICLLDQPYIKDPDITIGDLVKEQIMDIGENVKIRRFARFEMGEGLEKKQENFAEEVAKQMGE from the coding sequence ATGAAAATTACAGCACAGATGGTCAAGGAACTCCGTGAAAAAACGGGTTCCGGCATGATGGACTGCAAAAAAGCTTTAACCGAAGCCGACGGCGATATGGAAAAAGCGATCGTCATCCTGCGTGAAAAGGGAATGGCGAAGACCGCTAAAAAGGCCGACAGAATTGCGGCTGAAGGCGTTGTCGCTTCTTACATTCACATGGGCGGCCGTATCGGCGCGATGGTCGAAATCAACTGCGAAACCGACTTTGTCGCTCAGACCGACAAATTCCAGCGCTTTGCCAAAGACGTCGCAATGCACATCGCTGCAGCGAATCCAAAATATTTAAGCGAAGAAGATGTCCCGGCTGAAGAAGTCGAAAAAGAAAAGGAAATCCTGAAAGTTCAGGCGCTGAACGAAGGCAAGCCGGAAAAAATCGTCGAAAAGATGGTTGAAGGCCGCCTGAAGAAATTCTACAAAGAAATCTGCCTGCTGGATCAGCCTTACATCAAAGATCCGGACATCACCATTGGCGATTTGGTCAAAGAACAGATCATGGACATTGGTGAAAACGTCAAAATCCGCCGTTTTGCTCGTTTCGAAATGGGTGAAGGCCTCGAAAAGAAACAGGAAAACTTTGCTGAAGAAGTTGCCAAACAAATGGGCGAATAA
- the rpsB gene encoding 30S ribosomal protein S2, which translates to MAIVTMKQLLEAGVHFGHQTRRWNPKMKPYIFTERNGIYIIDLQQTVTMIGDAYNFVRDLAADGKHILFVGTKKQAQNSIETEAKRCGEYYVNHRWLGGTLTNWETINKRINRLKDLKRMEEDGTFDLLPKKEVIGLVREREKLQKFLGGIEDMDGMPGAIVVIDCKKEAIAIREAQKLGIPIVSIVDTNCDPDDVDYIIPGNDDAIRAIALILRILADAVIEGKQGQTPAEEQEEDVPISAAEAEAEETEAE; encoded by the coding sequence ATGGCTATTGTCACAATGAAACAATTATTGGAAGCTGGTGTCCATTTCGGCCATCAGACACGCAGATGGAACCCGAAGATGAAACCCTACATCTTCACTGAAAGAAACGGGATTTACATCATCGACTTACAGCAGACGGTCACCATGATCGGCGATGCTTACAATTTCGTCCGCGATTTGGCAGCTGACGGCAAACACATTTTATTCGTCGGCACGAAGAAGCAGGCACAGAACAGCATCGAAACCGAAGCAAAACGCTGCGGCGAATACTACGTCAATCACCGCTGGCTCGGCGGCACCCTGACCAACTGGGAAACCATCAACAAACGGATTAACCGTCTGAAAGATCTCAAGCGCATGGAAGAAGACGGCACATTTGATTTACTGCCGAAGAAGGAAGTCATCGGTCTTGTCCGCGAACGTGAAAAACTGCAGAAGTTCCTCGGCGGGATTGAAGACATGGACGGCATGCCGGGCGCCATTGTCGTCATCGACTGCAAGAAGGAAGCCATCGCGATCCGCGAAGCGCAGAAGCTCGGTATTCCAATCGTCAGCATTGTCGATACCAACTGCGATCCGGACGATGTCGACTACATCATCCCTGGCAATGACGACGCCATCCGCGCCATCGCTTTGATTCTGCGCATCCTGGCAGATGCCGTCATCGAAGGCAAACAGGGACAGACACCGGCAGAAGAACAGGAAGAAGATGTGCCGATTTCTGCAGCTGAAGCAGAAGCGGAAGAAACAGAAGCTGAATAA
- the hslU gene encoding ATP-dependent protease ATPase subunit HslU, which yields MNKKRTQAELTPRVIVQELNRYIIGQDKAKKAVAIAIRNRYRRSLLPEEIRDEITPKNIILMGPTGVGKTEIARRLAKLVSAPFIKVEATKFTEVGYVGRDVESMVRDLVTTSIRMVKQQKMDEVQEQAEKRANEMILDCLVPQQRKKKREEKLVNPFELLSSGQNPSNAEQNGSTTEDEQEKQAVTTRRNELREQLLAGKLEDERIEVELDDDATKSIGVMAGMSEDMSIKIGNIFDGLMPGGKKKKKRTMKVSEARKAFVNQEAQKMIDMDEVNEIGIREAEQNGIIFIDEIDKIIDNGASHGGPDVSREGVQRDILPIVEGSTVNTKYGPVKTDFMLFIGAGAFNVANVEDMIPELQGRFPVSVHLDSLTEEDFVKILTQPENAIVKQYTYLMRTEGIEMKFDEDALREVAAIAFQQNEEDENIGARRLHTVFEELLEEISFYASDYDKDTFTVTKAYVDSVFKPKDNEKSYEKYLI from the coding sequence ATGAATAAAAAAAGAACCCAGGCGGAACTGACGCCCCGCGTCATCGTTCAGGAACTCAACCGCTACATCATCGGCCAGGACAAAGCGAAAAAGGCCGTTGCCATCGCCATCCGCAACCGTTACAGACGGTCCCTGCTGCCAGAAGAAATCCGGGACGAGATCACGCCGAAGAATATTATATTAATGGGCCCCACCGGTGTTGGCAAGACTGAAATTGCCAGACGCCTGGCCAAACTGGTATCCGCGCCTTTTATTAAAGTCGAAGCGACGAAGTTCACCGAAGTCGGCTATGTGGGCCGGGATGTGGAATCCATGGTTCGGGATCTGGTGACCACGTCCATTCGCATGGTCAAGCAGCAGAAGATGGACGAAGTTCAGGAACAGGCCGAAAAGCGCGCCAACGAAATGATTCTGGACTGCCTGGTCCCTCAGCAGCGCAAAAAGAAGCGGGAAGAAAAACTGGTCAACCCCTTTGAACTCTTATCCTCCGGACAGAATCCTTCAAACGCTGAACAAAACGGCAGTACGACTGAAGACGAACAGGAAAAACAGGCCGTCACCACCCGGAGAAACGAACTGCGGGAACAGCTTCTGGCCGGCAAGCTGGAAGACGAACGCATCGAAGTGGAACTGGACGATGACGCCACCAAATCCATCGGCGTCATGGCCGGCATGAGCGAAGACATGAGTATCAAAATCGGCAATATTTTCGACGGCCTGATGCCCGGCGGCAAAAAGAAAAAGAAAAGAACGATGAAAGTTTCCGAAGCCCGGAAGGCCTTTGTCAACCAGGAAGCCCAGAAGATGATCGATATGGACGAAGTCAACGAAATCGGGATCCGCGAAGCCGAACAGAACGGCATCATCTTCATCGATGAAATCGACAAGATCATCGACAACGGCGCCAGCCACGGCGGCCCCGACGTGTCCCGGGAAGGGGTGCAGCGGGATATCCTGCCCATCGTCGAAGGCAGCACCGTGAACACGAAATACGGCCCGGTCAAGACCGACTTTATGCTTTTCATCGGCGCCGGTGCTTTTAACGTGGCCAATGTAGAAGACATGATTCCGGAACTTCAGGGACGTTTCCCCGTTTCGGTGCATCTGGACAGCCTCACCGAAGAAGACTTCGTGAAGATTTTGACCCAGCCTGAAAACGCCATCGTCAAGCAGTATACTTATTTAATGCGTACCGAAGGCATTGAAATGAAATTTGACGAAGACGCCCTGCGGGAAGTGGCGGCGATTGCCTTCCAGCAGAACGAAGAAGATGAAAACATCGGTGCCCGCCGGCTGCACACCGTTTTTGAAGAACTGCTCGAAGAAATTTCGTTCTACGCCAGTGATTACGACAAAGACACGTTCACCGTCACAAAAGCGTACGTCGATTCGGTGTTCAAACCGAAGGATAACGAAAAAAGCTACGAAAAATATTTGATTTAA
- the hslV gene encoding ATP-dependent protease subunit HslV, giving the protein MLRATTIVGIRHKGKVAIAGDGQVTMGESVIMKATARKVRKLYNGKVLAGFAGSVADAFTLCEMFEHKLEEYNGNLKRAAVELAKDWRQDKVMRKLEALLIVMNADTLLILSGNGEVVEPDDEIAAIGSGGNYALAAARALKKHSDLDAAQIAEEALKIASGICVYTNDHIRVLTLDDPEEKDHE; this is encoded by the coding sequence ATGTTAAGAGCAACAACTATCGTTGGCATTCGGCATAAAGGCAAAGTCGCCATCGCAGGAGACGGCCAGGTCACTATGGGCGAAAGCGTCATCATGAAGGCGACCGCCCGAAAAGTCCGCAAGCTTTACAACGGCAAGGTGCTGGCCGGCTTTGCGGGATCAGTGGCCGACGCTTTTACCTTGTGCGAAATGTTTGAACATAAACTTGAAGAATACAATGGCAATTTGAAGCGCGCCGCGGTGGAACTGGCCAAAGACTGGCGCCAGGACAAGGTGATGCGGAAGCTGGAAGCCCTGCTTATCGTCATGAACGCCGACACCCTGCTCATTTTATCGGGCAACGGCGAAGTGGTGGAACCTGACGATGAAATCGCCGCCATCGGTTCCGGCGGCAACTACGCCTTGGCGGCAGCCAGAGCCCTTAAAAAGCACTCGGATCTGGACGCCGCCCAGATCGCCGAAGAAGCGCTGAAAATCGCGTCGGGCATCTGCGTTTACACCAACGATCATATCCGGGTGCTGACCCTGGATGATCCGGAGGAAAAGGATCATGAATAA